The DNA sequence ACGGCAGCCGCCCCACTGTTTTCCAGCATTTTATAGCTACTCGTATTGACAAAAGATAGTTCCTCGACATACACTTATATTATAGTCATTATAAACTGAGAATGATTATGCTTATTTGTGAAGGCGAGGTGCATGACGATGGCCGAGGAACGATTTAAAGCTGCAGTGGAACGATTAAAAGCTAAAGGGATTCGAATGACGCCGCAACGTCATGCTATATTAGCTTACCTTTTAGGGACGCTATCCCATCCGACTGCAGACGAAATTTACCGGGCATTGGAACGAAACTTTCCGAACATGAGTGTAGCGACGGTTTACAACAACTTACGCGTGTTTAAAGATGCAGGATTGGTACGAGAGTTAACTTACGGTGACGCATCGAGTCGCTTTGATGCGAATGTGAGTGACCATTATCACGCTATTTGTTCCTCCTGTGGGAAAATTGAAGATTTCGATTACCCGACTTTAGAGATGGTTGAACAGCAAGCAGCGCAGGAGACAGGGTTTCATGTGTATTCCCATCGCATGGAAGTGTACGGTCTTTGCAGACAGTGTCAAAACAAGAAGCAACTGGCCGCTAACTGAACAAAAAAGGCCCTAACCGCGAACGAACGGTTAGGGCCTTTTTTGCCTCTTCATCTATTTGCCGATTTAGTCAGCTTGCGTCTTATTTTCCGGTGCATATTGCGGATCGAACGACAAGGCCGCT is a window from the Numidum massiliense genome containing:
- the perR gene encoding peroxide-responsive transcriptional repressor PerR; the encoded protein is MAEERFKAAVERLKAKGIRMTPQRHAILAYLLGTLSHPTADEIYRALERNFPNMSVATVYNNLRVFKDAGLVRELTYGDASSRFDANVSDHYHAICSSCGKIEDFDYPTLEMVEQQAAQETGFHVYSHRMEVYGLCRQCQNKKQLAAN